In one window of Hyla sarda isolate aHylSar1 chromosome 1, aHylSar1.hap1, whole genome shotgun sequence DNA:
- the LOC130308588 gene encoding olfactory receptor 6-like: MERHQSNNITAFILVGFPTYPELQLALFPFFLIIYIFTVTENVVIIVTIKMNILLHKPMYYLLCSLSVLEICYVTVTVPNLLNNFLTQNKKINFFACMAQLYIFISLACTECFLLAVMAFDRYVAICIPLRYTVIMSNTFCLYLAVGSWVSGFAIAMSKVIFIFRLSFCGPNVINHFFCDISPVLNLACSDVSLAELVDFILGMIVSLVPLAVIVFTYICIIWSVMKISSSAGRRKTFSTCASHLTVVAIFYSTTFFIYARPKKNNSYDRNKYVSILYSILTPLLNPIIYCFRNGEVKKSIRRTLSIKATCSQPQTVTL; the protein is encoded by the exons ATGGAGAGGCACCAAAGTAACAACATCACAGCATTCATCTTAGTTGGATTCCCAACATATCCAGAGCTACAATTAGCTCTCTTCCCTTTTTTCctcataatatatatttttactgtaACTGAAAATGTGGTCATCATTGTAACCATCAAAATGAATATTTTACTACACAAACCAATGTATTATCTTTTGTGCAGTTTATCTGTCCTGGAAATCTGTTATGTCACAGTCACTGTACCGAATCTCTTAAATAACTTCCTCACTCAAAACAAAAAGATCAACTTTTTTGCCTGTATGGCTCAGTTATATATTTTCATATCCCTTGCCTGCACTGAATGCTTTCTTTTAGCAGTCATGGCTTTTGACAGGTATGTGGCAATATGTATCCCTCTGCGTTATACAGTCATCATGAGTAACACTTTTTGCCTATATTTGGCAGTCGGCTCCTGGGTGTCTGGGTTTGCCATAGCTATGTCAAAAGTCATCTTCATCTTCAGACTGTCCTTCTGTGGCCCCAATGTTATCaaccattttttctgtgatatttctCCAGTGCTGAATTTGGCATGTTCAGATGTTTCTCTTGCTGAATTGGTGGATTTTATTTTAGGCATGATAGTTAGTCTTGTTCCTCTTGCCGTTATTGTGTTCacctatatatgtattatatggtcAGTTATGAAAATTTCAAGCAGTGCTGGACGGAGAAAGACCTTCTCCACGTGTGCGTCACATCTTACAGTAGTCGCCATATTTTATTCCACAACATTTTTTATCTATGCAAGGCCTAAGAAAAATAACTCATATGATAGAAATAAATATGTGTCTATTTTATATTCAATTTTGACTCCACTTTTAAATCCCATCATATATTGCTTTAGGAATGGTGAAGTAAAAAAATCTATTAGAAGGACACTAAG TATAAAAGCAACCtgttcacaacctcaaacagtcacactc
- the LOC130267254 gene encoding olfactory receptor 6-like, whose translation MERHQSNNITAFILVGFPTYPEYQFVLFYFFLSIYILTVTENVVIIVTIKMNILLHKPMYYFLCSLSVLEICYVTVTVPNLLNNFLTQNKKIYFFACMAQLYIFMSLACTECFLLAVMAFDRYVAICIPLRYTVIMSNTFCLYLAVGSWVSGFAIAMSKVIFIFRLSFCGPNVINHFFCDISPVLNLACSDVSLAELVDFILGMMVCLIPLAVIVFTYICIIWSILKISDSAGRRKTFSTCASHLTVVAIFFSTTFFIYARPKKISPFDSSKYVSIFYSILTPLLNPIIYCLRNVEVKKTIKNTLRLCFK comes from the coding sequence ATGGAGAGGCACCAAAGTAACAACATCACAGCATTCATCTTAGTTGGATTCCCAACATATCCAGAGTATCAAtttgttctattttattttttcctctcaaTATATATTTTAACTGTGACTGAAAATGTGGTCATCATTGTAACCATCAAAATGAATATTTTACTACACAAAccaatgtattattttttatgcAGTTTATCTGTCCTGGAAATCTGTTATGTCACAGTCACTGTACCGAATCTCTTAAATAACTTCCTCACTCAAAACAAAAAGATCTACTTTTTTGCCTGTATGGCTCAGTTATATATTTTCATGTCCCTTGCCTGCACTGAATGCTTTCTTTTAGCAGTCATGGCTTTTGACAGGTATGTGGCAATATGTATCCCTCTGCGTTATACAGTCATTATGAGTAACACTTTTTGCCTATATTTGGCAGTCGGCTCCTGGGTGTCTGGGTTTGCCATAGCTATGTCAAAAGTCATCTTCATCTTCAGATTGTCCTTCTGTGGCCCCAATGTTATCaaccattttttctgtgatatttctCCAGTGCTGAATTTGGCATGTTCAGATGTTTCTCTTGCTGAATTGGTGGATTTTATTTTAGGCATGATGGTTTGTCTTATTCCCCTTGCTGTTATTGTGTTCacctatatatgtattatatggtcAATATTAAAGATTTCAGACAGTGCTGGACGGAGAAAGACCTTCTCCACATGTGCGTCACATCTTAcagtagtggccatttttttttctacaacctTTTTTATCTATGCAAGGCCAAAGAAGATTAGTCCATTTGATAGCAGTAAATATGTGtctattttttattcaattttgacTCCACTTTTAAATCCCATCATCTATTGCCTTAGGAATGTGGaggtaaaaaaaactataaaaaatacattaagaCTATGTTTTAAGTAA